The Oncorhynchus masou masou isolate Uvic2021 chromosome 6, UVic_Omas_1.1, whole genome shotgun sequence genome has a window encoding:
- the LOC135541672 gene encoding uncharacterized protein LOC135541672 isoform X2: MAPKRAATTTHSVSVHTGSSVKMMKIGMDHSLEDFGEVIEEKYRIPDDGYSPIEGEPITFEEEDDQSPETRTDTITLLMKIDQLQAELKYERRCRQMAERELKQMKEMNDLMTQMRHTAHDLRTVLDHARGQQGNDVNDVVNDAVTPESCEGQSISYADVPVQMSQVVSQEVEDANYIHLPGGLRVQRNLYKGISEIMDFKKYISAMLMVLFDRETLGTHSLQGRRCNIAKEETQKPQLPPDIMRGLLDHVRIKFGVDYSAIRAAVRTKLNNEDKLLKKRLGIR; the protein is encoded by the exons ATGGCACCAAAGCGGgcagcaacaacaacacactCTGTCAGTGTCCACACAGGCTCTTCTGTCAAAATGATGAAGATTGGCATGGATCATTCTCTGGAGGACTTTGGTGAGGTAATAGAGGAGAAGTACAGAATACCAGATGATGGATATTCACCCATAGAG GGTGAACCAATCACCTTCGAGGAAGAAGACGATCAAAGTCCTGAAACGAGAACCGACACCATAACTCTCCTGATGAAAATTGATCAGCTCCAAGCAGAACTGAAATATGAGCGCAGATGCAGGCAGATGGCTGAGAGGGAACTGAAACAGATGAAAG AGATGAATGACCTGATGACCCAGATGAGACACACTGCCCATGACCTGAGGACTGTTCTGGACCATGCACGGGGGCAGCAGGGGAATGATGTGAATGATGTTGTGAACGATGCTGTCACCCCAGAGAGCTGTGAGGGGCAGAGCATTTCTTATGCGGACGTGCCAGTTCAGATGTCACAGGTGGTGTCACAGGAGGTAGAG GACGCTAACTATATCCACCTCCCCGGGGGTCTGAGAGTGCAGAGGAATCTGTACAAGGGGATCTCAGAGATCATGGACTTCAAGAAGTACATCTCAGCCATGCTGATGGTGCTGTTTGACAGGGAGACGCTGGGCACACACAGTCTGCAGGGCAGGAGGTGTAACATCGCCAAAGAGGAAACCCAGAAACCTCAACTTCCCCCTGACATCATGAGAGGCCTTCTAG ATCACGTGAGGATAAAGTTTGGTGTGGATTACAGTGCGATTCGAGCTGCCGTCAGAACAAAGTTAAATAATGAAGACAAACTGTTGAAGAAGAGACTTGGGATCCGTTAA
- the LOC135541672 gene encoding uncharacterized protein LOC135541672 isoform X3 translates to MAPKRAATTTHSVSVHTGSSVKMMKIGMDHSLEDFGEGEPITFEEEDDQSPETRTDTITLLMKIDQLQAELKYERRCRQMAERELKQMKEMNDLMTQMRHTAHDLRTVLDHARGQQGNDVNDVVNDAVTPESCEGQSISYADVPVQMSQVVSQEVEQDANYIHLPGGLRVQRNLYKGISEIMDFKKYISAMLMVLFDRETLGTHSLQGRRCNIAKEETQKPQLPPDIMRGLLDHVRIKFGVDYSAIRAAVRTKLNNEDKLLKKRLGIR, encoded by the exons ATGGCACCAAAGCGGgcagcaacaacaacacactCTGTCAGTGTCCACACAGGCTCTTCTGTCAAAATGATGAAGATTGGCATGGATCATTCTCTGGAGGACTTTGGTGAG GGTGAACCAATCACCTTCGAGGAAGAAGACGATCAAAGTCCTGAAACGAGAACCGACACCATAACTCTCCTGATGAAAATTGATCAGCTCCAAGCAGAACTGAAATATGAGCGCAGATGCAGGCAGATGGCTGAGAGGGAACTGAAACAGATGAAAG AGATGAATGACCTGATGACCCAGATGAGACACACTGCCCATGACCTGAGGACTGTTCTGGACCATGCACGGGGGCAGCAGGGGAATGATGTGAATGATGTTGTGAACGATGCTGTCACCCCAGAGAGCTGTGAGGGGCAGAGCATTTCTTATGCGGACGTGCCAGTTCAGATGTCACAGGTGGTGTCACAGGAGGTAGAG CAGGACGCTAACTATATCCACCTCCCCGGGGGTCTGAGAGTGCAGAGGAATCTGTACAAGGGGATCTCAGAGATCATGGACTTCAAGAAGTACATCTCAGCCATGCTGATGGTGCTGTTTGACAGGGAGACGCTGGGCACACACAGTCTGCAGGGCAGGAGGTGTAACATCGCCAAAGAGGAAACCCAGAAACCTCAACTTCCCCCTGACATCATGAGAGGCCTTCTAG ATCACGTGAGGATAAAGTTTGGTGTGGATTACAGTGCGATTCGAGCTGCCGTCAGAACAAAGTTAAATAATGAAGACAAACTGTTGAAGAAGAGACTTGGGATCCGTTAA
- the LOC135541672 gene encoding uncharacterized protein LOC135541672 isoform X1, with protein MAPKRAATTTHSVSVHTGSSVKMMKIGMDHSLEDFGEVIEEKYRIPDDGYSPIEGEPITFEEEDDQSPETRTDTITLLMKIDQLQAELKYERRCRQMAERELKQMKEMNDLMTQMRHTAHDLRTVLDHARGQQGNDVNDVVNDAVTPESCEGQSISYADVPVQMSQVVSQEVEQDANYIHLPGGLRVQRNLYKGISEIMDFKKYISAMLMVLFDRETLGTHSLQGRRCNIAKEETQKPQLPPDIMRGLLDHVRIKFGVDYSAIRAAVRTKLNNEDKLLKKRLGIR; from the exons ATGGCACCAAAGCGGgcagcaacaacaacacactCTGTCAGTGTCCACACAGGCTCTTCTGTCAAAATGATGAAGATTGGCATGGATCATTCTCTGGAGGACTTTGGTGAGGTAATAGAGGAGAAGTACAGAATACCAGATGATGGATATTCACCCATAGAG GGTGAACCAATCACCTTCGAGGAAGAAGACGATCAAAGTCCTGAAACGAGAACCGACACCATAACTCTCCTGATGAAAATTGATCAGCTCCAAGCAGAACTGAAATATGAGCGCAGATGCAGGCAGATGGCTGAGAGGGAACTGAAACAGATGAAAG AGATGAATGACCTGATGACCCAGATGAGACACACTGCCCATGACCTGAGGACTGTTCTGGACCATGCACGGGGGCAGCAGGGGAATGATGTGAATGATGTTGTGAACGATGCTGTCACCCCAGAGAGCTGTGAGGGGCAGAGCATTTCTTATGCGGACGTGCCAGTTCAGATGTCACAGGTGGTGTCACAGGAGGTAGAG CAGGACGCTAACTATATCCACCTCCCCGGGGGTCTGAGAGTGCAGAGGAATCTGTACAAGGGGATCTCAGAGATCATGGACTTCAAGAAGTACATCTCAGCCATGCTGATGGTGCTGTTTGACAGGGAGACGCTGGGCACACACAGTCTGCAGGGCAGGAGGTGTAACATCGCCAAAGAGGAAACCCAGAAACCTCAACTTCCCCCTGACATCATGAGAGGCCTTCTAG ATCACGTGAGGATAAAGTTTGGTGTGGATTACAGTGCGATTCGAGCTGCCGTCAGAACAAAGTTAAATAATGAAGACAAACTGTTGAAGAAGAGACTTGGGATCCGTTAA